From a single Lytechinus variegatus isolate NC3 chromosome 9, Lvar_3.0, whole genome shotgun sequence genomic region:
- the LOC121421759 gene encoding importin-7-like: MDPQKLVEILQGTIHPELRETAEKQLDEVHKIIGFTPTLLHTVMDENHPFLVRQAGVIYLKNMVTQFWQQREVETPLEPIPFSIHENDKNLIRDNIIKAIISLPELLRVQLCVCLSTMLKQDYPGKWEGVVPSIVGYISSDDTSVWFGGFLAVYQLVKNYEFKQPEDRGPLKDAMKLLLPWMSQRCAQCLPDASEPSVLLQKLILKIFYALIQYNLPQDVVTREVFSQWMDIITAILEHPIPVSTLEVDVDDRPELPWWKAKKWSLHILSRVFERYGSPGNVTKEYVKFSDWYLKKFTVSVLTNVLRILEQYRLKNYVAPRVMQLALNYLNTAVSHGHSWKIIKPHIDTMIQDVLFPLMCYTDEDDELWRDDPYEYNRLKFDVFEDFISPVTAAQTVLHSSASKRKEVLSKTMGFCIQVITEPNVDPRKKDGALHMIGTLAEILLKKKIYKDQMEQMLVSHIFPEFSSPHGYMRARANWVVHSFSEVKFRSEANLMQALELTRKCLISDTDMPVRVEAAFALQMLITSHDKGKELMEPHVKEVITALLVVIRETENDDLTNVMQKLICTYGDEIIPIAVDITTHLADTFSNVINSDDASDDKAITAMGILNTIETILNVVEDKEEIVLELEKKILQVVGVVLRNHVIDFYEEVFSLIFSMTCTHVSPPLWEVFYYLFETFAADGFDFFVEMMPALHNYVTTDPTAFVSQPRHLQIIYEMCKKVLTEETDEDAQSHAAKLLEVVLIQYKGQIDDVVPLFVELALARLTREVKTTELRQMCLQVVISALYYSPLKLLELLDKVRIPNTNEAVTVQFIKQWLKDTDCFLGLHDRKMCVLGMCMLLSLPNRPAVVNEMANEFLPSLLLLFKGLKRAYQCRAEAEEDDSDEEEDDSDFEEDELDSDEDEIDEDGAEYLERLEKAAADRNDDDDDEVYEETALEGYNTILDDDEDADDEYIVFKNIMKTIQATDNGWYNALTSQLTPEQQQELQEIVVLADQRAAAAESKKIEQAGGYKFETTTVPTSFNFGNGGS, translated from the exons GTTCATAAAATCATCGGTTTCACTCCTACGTTGCTGCATACAGTGATGGATGAGAATCACCCCTTCCTCGTCCGCCAGGCCGGCGTCATCTATCTCAAGAACATGGTAACCCAGTTCTGGCAACAGAGGGAGGTCGAGACTCCTCTTGAACCGATCCCGTTCAGCATCCACGAGAACGACAAGAATCTCATCCGGGACAACATCATCAAGGCCATTATCTCTCTCCCGGAACTCCTAAG AGTTCAGCTATGTGTGTGTCTGAGCACAATGTTGAAACAGGATTACCCTGGAAAGTGGGAAGGAGTTGTACCATCCATTGTGGGATACATAAGCTCTGATGACACCTCCGTTTGGTTTGGAGGATTCCTGGCAGTCTATCAACTAGTCAAGAATTACGA ATTCAAGCAACCTGAGGACCGAGGTCCATTGAAGGATGCGATGAAGTTACTCTTACCCTGGATGTCACAGCGATGCGCCCAGTGTTTACCGGACGCATCGGAACCCTCGGTGCTTCTCCAGAAACTCATCCTCAAAATCTTCTATGCTCTTATCCag TACAATCTACCACAAGATGTAGTCACCAGGGAAGTCTTCTCCCAGTGGATGGATATCATCACCGCCATCTTGGAACACCCAATACCAGTA aGCACATTAGAGGTTGATGTAGATGATAGACCAGAGTTACCTTGGTGGAAAGCAAAGAAATGGTCCCTTCATATACTCTCCAGAGTCTTTGAAAG GTATGGAAGTCCGGGTAACGTTACCAAGGAATATGTCAAGTTCTCGGACTGGTATCTTAAAAAATTCACAG TTAGCGTCTTGACCAATGTGCTGCGCATACTGGAACAATACAGACTGAAGAACTATGTAGCTCCTCGAGTCATGCAGCTAGCTCTCAACTATCTCAACACAGC TGTCAGTCACGGTCACTCTTGGAAGATTATCAAACCTCATATTGAT ACGATGATCCAAGATGTGTTATTTCCATTGATGTGTTACACTGATGAAGATGACGAACTATGGAGAGACGACCCCTATGAATACAACAGACTGAAATTTG ATGTCTTTGAAGACTTCATATCTCCTGTGACTGCCGCTCAGACGGTCCTCCACTCTAGTGCAAGCAAGAGGAAAGAGGTTCTTTCGAAGACCATGGGGTTCTGTATACAAGTCATCACCGAACCCAACGTAGACCCCCGCAAGAAAGATGGCGCCCTTCATATGATTGGAACGCTTGCTGAAATCCTTCTCAAG AAAAAGATCTACAAGGACCAAATGGAGCAGATGCTGGTGTCCCACATTTTCCCAGAATTCTCGAGTCCTCATGGCTACATGAGAGCCAGG gCCAACTGGGTGGTGCACTCTTTCAGCGAGGTGAAATTCCGCTCTGAAGCGAACCTGATGCAAGCCTTAGAGTTGACGAGAAAGTGTCTGATCAGCGATACAGACATGCCTGTTAGGGTTGAAGCTGCCTTTGCCCTTCAGATGTTGATCACCAGTCATGACAAAGGAAAAGAACTCATGGAACCGCACGTCAAGGAAGTCATCACAG CTCTTCTTGTTGTGATACGAGAAACCGAGAACGATGACTTGACCAATGTAATGCAGAAGCTCATATGCACCTACGGTGACGAGATTATACCCATCGCTGTTGACATCACTACCCACTTG GCTGATACCTTTTCTAATGTAATAAATAGTGATGATGCATCTGATGACAAGGCTATTACAGCTATGGGAATACTCAACACGATAGAGACTATTCTCAATGTGGTCGAAGACAAAGAGGAG attGTTTTGGAGCTTGAGAAGAAGATTCTACAGGTTGTTGGTGTTGTACTTAGGAACCATGTAATAG attTCTACGAGGAAGTGTTTTCGTTGATCTTCAGTATGACATGTACCCACGTCTCTCCACCCCTTTGGGAAGTCTTCTATTACCTCTTTGAGACCTTTGCTGCTGATGGATTTGATTTCTTTGTTG AAATGATGCCAGctcttcataattatgtcaCCACCGACCCTACTGCCTTTGTTAGTCAACCTAGACATCTTCAAATCATCTATGAGATGTGTAAAAAG GTATTAACTGAGGAAACAGATGAAGATGCTCAAAGCCATGCTGCCAAACTTCTTGAGGTCGTCCTTATCCAATACAAGGGACAGATAGATGAT GTGGTGCCACTTTTTGTTGAGCTTGCCCTAGCCAGGCTGACGAGGGAGGTGAAGACGACTGAACTCAGGCAGATGTGCCTTCAGGTTGTAATATCAGCACTCTACTACAGCCCTCTCAAACTCTTAGAACTCTTAGACAAGGTTAGGATACCAAACACCAATGAGGCAGTTACTGTACAGTTCATCAAGCAATGGCTCAAAGACACAGATTGCTTCTTAGG tcTTCATGATCGCAAGATGTGTGTCCTTGGTATGTGCATGCTGCTGTCGCTACCAAACAGACCAGCTGTCGTCAATGAAATGGCCAACGAGTTCTTACCatctcttcttctcctcttcaaAGGCCTCAAGCGAGCGTATCAAT GTCGAGCTGAAGCAGAGGAGGACGATTcagatgaggaggaggatgacaGTGATTTTGAAGAAGATGAGCTGGATAGTGACGAAGATGAGATTGATGAAGATGGAGCCGAATATCTGGAGAGATTAGAGAAAGCG GCTGCAGATagaaacgatgatgatgatgatgaggtatATGAAGAGACTGCTTTAGAGGGATACAACACAATTCtagatgatgacgaagatgctGATGATGAGTACATCGTCTTCAAGAACATCATGAAAA cTATCCAGGCGACAGATAACGGTTGGTACAACGCCCTCACGAGTCAGTTGACACCGGAGCAACAGCAGGAGCTTCAAGAAATAGTTGTTTTAGCCGACCAAAGAGCTGCAGCAGCAG AATCCAAGAAGATCGAGCAGGCCGGTGGTTACAAGTTTGAGACCACTACAGTTCCTACTTCTTTCAACTTCGGAAACGGAGGATCATGA